Proteins encoded in a region of the Diabrotica virgifera virgifera chromosome 4, PGI_DIABVI_V3a genome:
- the LOC114335189 gene encoding uncharacterized protein LOC114335189, protein MNSVLIFFIYIPLIVSQSCREHGMTCSDDNSCCGGCCISGICKDTYSDCRVLANQCIDFYCPPNQECYIYQPEDCKGCASFPICVNSPPEPLGVILPNNIPTIATSGYKYKKSTSILIVSLSLIGKIF, encoded by the exons ATGAACagtgttttaatattttttatttatatacctCTGATAGTGTCACAAAGTTGTCGAGAACATGGTATGACG TGTTCAGACGACAACTCTTGCTGTGGAGGATGTTGTATATCTGGTATCTGCAAAGATA cTTATTCAGATTGTCGCGTTTTGGCAAATCAGTGTATAGATTTCTACTGTCCGCCAAATCAAGAATGTTATATTTATCAACCAGAAGACTGTAAGGGATGTGCTTCATTTCCAATTTGTGTAAATTCACCACCAGAACCACTGGGAGTAATATTACCAAATAATATTCCCACTATTGCCACTTCAGGTTATAAATATAAGAAAAGTACATCCATATTAATTGTAAGTTTATCGTTGAtcggtaaaatattttaa